One Mycolicibacterium goodii genomic region harbors:
- a CDS encoding DUF4333 domain-containing protein — MAIGGTVAALLLAACGGEATGGSQPTVAKAELQTLAKKKLEAAAKRKAKSVICEDGIVGEVGATQRCVLTAKDGTKIGVTAKVDGIEGRGADARVSIDFKVDDKPIE; from the coding sequence GTGGCCATCGGCGGGACGGTTGCCGCATTGTTGCTCGCCGCGTGTGGTGGCGAGGCGACGGGTGGTAGCCAGCCAACGGTCGCCAAGGCCGAGCTGCAGACGCTTGCCAAGAAGAAACTCGAAGCCGCCGCGAAGCGGAAAGCCAAGTCTGTGATCTGCGAGGACGGAATCGTCGGCGAAGTCGGTGCGACGCAACGGTGTGTGCTGACAGCCAAGGACGGCACGAAGATCGGGGTCACCGCGAAGGTCGACGGCATCGAGGGCCGAGGGGCGGATGCCCGGGTCAGCATCGACTTCAAGGTCGATGACAAGCCCATCGAATGA
- the meaB gene encoding methylmalonyl Co-A mutase-associated GTPase MeaB, which translates to MAIDVHELAQSIRGGDRSALARAITLVESTRADHRAQAQQLLLDLMPQAGSAMHVGITGVPGVGKSTTIEALGMHLIEAGHRVAVLAVDPSSTRTGGSILGDKTRMARLAVHPDAYIRPSPTSGTLGGVAKATRETIVLLEAAGYDVILVETVGVGQSEVTVAGMVDTFVFLTLARTGDQLQGIKKGVLELADVIVVNKADGEHAVEAKAAARELSGAIRLIYPRETLWRPPVLTMSAVEGTGLPELWDTVVKHRKVLEEAGEFEARRRAQQVEWTWSMVRDAVLDRVMSHPEVRRIRDDVEQRVRIGELTPALAAQEILDAAR; encoded by the coding sequence GTGGCCATCGACGTGCACGAGCTCGCACAGTCCATCCGCGGCGGCGATCGCTCCGCCCTTGCGCGGGCGATCACGCTGGTGGAGTCGACACGGGCCGACCATCGGGCGCAGGCCCAGCAGCTGTTGCTGGACCTCATGCCGCAGGCCGGCTCGGCCATGCACGTCGGCATCACCGGTGTCCCCGGCGTCGGCAAGTCCACCACGATCGAGGCGCTCGGCATGCACCTCATCGAGGCGGGGCACCGCGTCGCGGTGCTGGCCGTCGACCCGTCGTCGACGCGCACCGGGGGATCGATCCTTGGCGACAAGACCCGCATGGCGCGGCTTGCGGTGCACCCCGACGCCTACATCCGCCCGTCGCCGACGTCGGGCACGCTCGGCGGCGTGGCCAAGGCGACCCGCGAGACGATCGTGCTGCTCGAAGCGGCGGGCTACGACGTGATCCTGGTCGAGACGGTCGGCGTCGGACAGTCCGAGGTGACGGTCGCGGGCATGGTCGACACGTTCGTGTTCCTGACCCTGGCCCGCACCGGTGATCAGCTGCAGGGCATCAAGAAAGGTGTGCTCGAGCTCGCCGACGTCATCGTCGTCAACAAGGCCGACGGCGAGCACGCGGTGGAGGCAAAGGCCGCCGCCCGTGAGCTCTCCGGAGCGATCCGGTTGATCTACCCCCGCGAAACACTTTGGCGCCCACCCGTTCTCACGATGAGCGCGGTCGAGGGAACCGGTCTGCCGGAACTGTGGGACACCGTCGTCAAGCACCGCAAGGTGCTCGAGGAGGCCGGGGAGTTCGAGGCCAGGCGGCGGGCGCAGCAGGTGGAGTGGACCTGGTCGATGGTGCGTGACGCCGTACTCGACCGTGTGATGTCGCACCCCGAGGTCCGCCGGATCCGCGACGACGTCGAACAACGTGTTCGCATCGGGGAACTCACGCCGGCACTGGCGGCCCAGGAGATCCTCGACGCCGCCCGGTGA
- the scpA gene encoding methylmalonyl-CoA mutase: MTATTGSEIRSFADVPLAGSTTGTPPTPEAVDAQVNAAAAAHGYSPDQLTWTTPEGIDVKPVYIAEDREQAVKAGYPLDSFPGAPPFIRGPYPTMYVNQPWTIRQYAGFSTAAESNAFYRRNLAAGQKGLSVAFDLATHRGYDSDHPRVAGDVGMAGVAIDSILDMRQLFDGIDLSSVSVSMTMNGAVLPVLALYVVTAEEQGVPPEKLAGTIQNDILKEFMVRNTYIYPPKESMRIISDIFAYTSAKMPKFNSISISGYHIQEAGATADLELAYTLADGVEYIKAGLDAGLDIDKFAPRLSFFWGIGMNFFMEVAKLRAGRLLWSELVAQFEPKSDKSLSLRTHSQTSGWSLTAQDVFNNVARTCIEAMAATQGHTQSLHTNALDEALALPTDFSARIARNTQLLLQQESGTTRPIDPWGGSYYVEWLTHQLAERARAHIKEVAEHGGMAQAISEGIPKLRIEEAAARTQARIDSGAQPVIGVNKYQVDEDTEIEVLKVENSRVRAEQIAKLQQLRAERDERATQSALDELTRAAAASGPAGDDGLGNNLLALAINAARAKATVGEISDALEKVYGRHQAEIRTISGVYRDEVGKGSNIASATELVNKFAEADGRRPRILVAKMGQDGHDRGQKVIATAFADIGFDVDVGSLFSTPEEVARQAADNDVHVVGVSSLAAGHLTLVPALRDALAEVGRPDIMIVVGGVIPPGDFDELYTAGATAIFPPGTVIADAAIGLLQKLAERLGYQLS, translated from the coding sequence ATGACCGCAACAACCGGATCAGAAATCCGCAGCTTCGCCGACGTGCCGCTGGCGGGGTCGACGACCGGGACGCCGCCGACGCCAGAGGCGGTCGACGCCCAGGTGAACGCGGCGGCCGCGGCGCACGGCTACTCGCCCGACCAGCTGACCTGGACCACGCCCGAGGGCATCGACGTCAAGCCGGTGTACATCGCCGAAGACCGCGAGCAGGCCGTCAAGGCCGGGTACCCCCTGGACAGCTTCCCGGGTGCACCGCCGTTCATCCGCGGGCCCTACCCGACGATGTACGTCAACCAGCCGTGGACCATCCGCCAGTACGCCGGGTTCTCCACGGCCGCCGAATCCAACGCGTTCTACCGCCGCAATCTCGCCGCGGGACAGAAGGGCCTCTCGGTCGCGTTCGACCTCGCCACCCACCGCGGCTACGACTCGGATCATCCGCGCGTGGCCGGTGACGTCGGAATGGCCGGGGTGGCAATTGATTCCATTCTCGACATGCGCCAGCTGTTCGACGGCATCGACCTGTCGAGCGTGTCGGTGTCGATGACGATGAACGGTGCGGTGCTGCCGGTCCTCGCGCTGTATGTCGTCACCGCCGAGGAGCAGGGCGTACCGCCGGAGAAGCTGGCCGGGACCATCCAGAACGACATCCTCAAAGAGTTCATGGTCCGCAACACCTACATCTACCCGCCAAAGGAGTCGATGCGGATCATCTCGGACATCTTCGCCTACACCAGCGCGAAGATGCCGAAGTTCAACTCGATCTCGATCTCTGGCTACCACATCCAGGAAGCCGGGGCCACGGCCGATCTCGAGCTCGCCTACACGCTCGCCGACGGCGTCGAGTACATCAAGGCCGGTCTCGACGCGGGACTCGACATCGACAAGTTCGCGCCGCGCCTGTCGTTCTTCTGGGGCATCGGCATGAACTTCTTCATGGAGGTGGCCAAGCTGCGGGCCGGTCGCCTGCTGTGGAGCGAGTTGGTCGCCCAGTTCGAGCCGAAGAGCGACAAATCGCTGTCGCTGCGTACGCATTCGCAGACCTCGGGGTGGTCGCTGACGGCGCAGGATGTGTTCAACAACGTAGCCCGCACCTGCATCGAGGCGATGGCCGCGACGCAGGGCCACACGCAGTCGTTGCACACCAACGCCCTCGACGAGGCGCTGGCACTGCCCACGGACTTCTCGGCGCGCATCGCCCGCAACACGCAGCTGCTGCTGCAGCAGGAGTCGGGCACGACGCGCCCCATCGACCCGTGGGGCGGTTCGTACTACGTGGAGTGGCTCACGCATCAACTCGCCGAACGCGCCCGCGCCCACATCAAGGAGGTCGCCGAGCACGGCGGCATGGCGCAGGCCATCAGCGAGGGCATCCCGAAGCTGCGCATCGAGGAGGCAGCCGCGCGCACCCAGGCGCGCATCGACTCCGGCGCGCAGCCGGTGATCGGCGTCAACAAATACCAGGTCGACGAGGACACCGAGATCGAGGTCCTCAAGGTCGAGAACAGCCGCGTGCGGGCCGAGCAGATCGCCAAGCTGCAGCAGCTACGTGCGGAAAGGGATGAGCGCGCGACACAATCCGCCCTCGACGAGCTGACCCGCGCCGCAGCGGCATCGGGTCCCGCCGGTGACGACGGGCTGGGCAACAATCTGCTGGCGCTGGCGATCAACGCCGCACGGGCCAAGGCCACGGTCGGTGAGATCTCCGATGCCCTGGAGAAGGTTTACGGCCGCCACCAGGCGGAGATCCGTACCATTTCCGGGGTCTACCGGGACGAGGTCGGAAAGGGCAGCAACATCGCGAGCGCGACAGAGCTGGTGAACAAGTTCGCCGAGGCCGACGGCCGGCGACCGCGCATCCTGGTGGCCAAGATGGGCCAGGACGGGCACGACCGGGGGCAGAAGGTGATCGCGACCGCGTTCGCCGACATCGGGTTCGACGTCGACGTCGGTTCGTTGTTCTCCACGCCGGAGGAGGTGGCCCGCCAGGCGGCCGACAACGACGTACACGTGGTCGGTGTGTCATCGCTGGCCGCGGGACACCTCACACTGGTGCCCGCGCTGCGCGACGCGCTGGCCGAGGTGGGGCGGCCCGACATCATGATCGTCGTGGGCGGTGTGATCCCGCCCGGCGATTTCGACGAGCTGTACACCGCGGGCGCGACGGCGATCTTCCCGCCCGGCACCGTGATCGCCGATGCCGCGATAGGGCTGTTGCAGAAGCTGGCGGAGCGTCTCGGCTACCAGCTCAGCTAG
- the mutA gene encoding methylmalonyl-CoA mutase small subunit: MRVSLQGSSAIEEDRNKWRTAVAGVLAKSSRRDPAELGPEPERQLDSQTYEGFAVRPLYTRLDAVDEPALPGQWPFVRGGDALRDVKSGWKVVEGFPAFGADGDVKVDNGAVLLALTEGASALAIKIGDGGVAPADLRQLFDGVFLDLVPVIFENTGADLVATADAVSALVAGLDAEQRSRLSIDFGADPLTAPLSGRVAAADADLLAVAEKFGEHTGHVRTVTVDGPAFHNKGANATWELAASVAAAVEYLRILVDGGLAVPDALRQISFRYAADDDQFITIGKLRAARQLWARVAEVVGDAAAGAATVHAVTSLPMMTQRDPWVNMLRTTLAAFSAGVGGADTVQVLPFDVAIPNGFPGTSATFSRRIARNTQLLLLEESHIGQVLDPAGGSWFVEDLTAQLAERAWAQFQDIEARGGFAAARDHIAEQIAEVAARRADDIAYRRTAITGVNEFPNLAEQPLPQADSALASIERYAAGFEALRDRSDAFLAANGVRPRVLLLPLGPLAEHNIRATFASNLLASGGIEAINPGTVDASGIAAAVSDAGSPTVAVLCGTDARYGTDASAAVAAARAAGVRNVLLAGPEKAVAEADSKPDGFLTAKINAVEVLSNLLTGLGA, encoded by the coding sequence ATGCGGGTGTCTTTACAGGGGTCCAGTGCGATCGAAGAGGATCGCAACAAGTGGCGAACGGCGGTGGCCGGTGTGCTGGCGAAGAGCAGCCGGCGGGATCCGGCAGAACTCGGGCCGGAACCGGAACGCCAACTGGATTCGCAGACCTACGAGGGCTTCGCCGTCCGGCCCTTGTACACGCGTCTCGACGCAGTCGACGAGCCGGCCCTGCCGGGGCAGTGGCCGTTCGTCCGCGGCGGCGACGCGCTGCGTGACGTCAAATCGGGCTGGAAGGTCGTCGAGGGTTTCCCGGCGTTCGGTGCCGATGGTGATGTCAAGGTCGACAACGGTGCGGTGCTGCTGGCGCTCACCGAAGGCGCCAGTGCGCTCGCGATCAAGATCGGCGACGGCGGTGTGGCTCCCGCCGATCTGCGCCAACTGTTCGACGGGGTCTTCCTCGACCTGGTGCCGGTGATCTTCGAGAACACCGGGGCCGATCTGGTCGCCACGGCGGATGCGGTGTCCGCTCTCGTGGCCGGTCTCGACGCCGAACAGCGGTCCCGGCTGTCGATCGACTTCGGCGCCGACCCGTTGACCGCGCCGCTGTCGGGGCGGGTCGCGGCCGCGGATGCCGACTTGCTGGCGGTCGCCGAGAAGTTCGGTGAGCACACCGGTCATGTGCGGACCGTCACGGTGGACGGTCCGGCCTTCCACAACAAGGGTGCGAACGCCACGTGGGAGCTCGCGGCGTCGGTCGCCGCGGCGGTCGAGTACCTGCGCATCCTGGTCGACGGCGGACTTGCGGTGCCGGATGCCTTGCGTCAGATCAGCTTCCGCTACGCGGCCGACGACGATCAGTTCATCACCATCGGCAAGCTCCGTGCCGCCCGGCAGCTGTGGGCCCGGGTCGCCGAGGTGGTCGGGGATGCCGCCGCCGGCGCGGCGACCGTGCACGCCGTCACGTCGCTGCCGATGATGACGCAACGCGATCCGTGGGTGAACATGCTGCGCACGACACTGGCCGCGTTCTCTGCCGGGGTGGGTGGCGCCGACACCGTCCAGGTGCTGCCGTTCGACGTGGCGATCCCCAACGGGTTCCCCGGAACGTCGGCCACCTTCTCCCGCCGCATCGCGCGCAACACGCAGCTTCTGCTCCTCGAGGAGTCGCACATCGGGCAGGTCCTGGATCCGGCCGGCGGCTCGTGGTTCGTCGAGGATCTCACCGCGCAGCTCGCGGAGCGGGCCTGGGCGCAATTCCAGGACATCGAGGCCCGCGGCGGGTTCGCCGCCGCACGCGACCACATCGCCGAGCAGATCGCCGAGGTGGCGGCTCGCCGCGCCGACGACATCGCTTACCGGCGGACCGCGATCACTGGTGTCAACGAATTTCCGAACCTCGCCGAACAACCGCTGCCGCAGGCGGATTCGGCGCTCGCATCGATCGAGAGGTACGCGGCGGGCTTCGAGGCCCTGCGGGACCGCTCCGATGCGTTCCTGGCCGCCAACGGTGTGAGGCCGCGCGTCCTGCTGCTGCCGCTCGGCCCGTTGGCCGAGCACAACATCCGCGCCACGTTCGCGTCGAACCTGTTGGCATCCGGCGGAATCGAGGCGATCAACCCCGGCACCGTCGACGCGTCGGGCATCGCGGCCGCGGTCAGCGACGCCGGTTCGCCCACGGTCGCGGTGCTGTGCGGCACCGATGCGCGCTACGGCACCGACGCCTCGGCCGCCGTCGCCGCCGCCCGCGCGGCCGGTGTGCGAAACGTGCTGCTGGCCGGCCCGGAAAAGGCGGTGGCGGAAGCCGATTCGAAACCCGACGGGTTCCTCACCGCGAAGATCAACGCCGTGGAAGTCCTGTCGAACCTGCTCACCGGACTGGGGGCCTGA
- a CDS encoding TVP38/TMEM64 family protein has translation MKAVVSTLRSIRGAVLATAATLSTRRIVAILSGIVILVAVALLVPLPTAMQLRDWATSVGPWFPLAFLGAHIVVTVFPFPRTAFTLAAGLLFGPALGVAIAVGASAVSAVLALLLIRAAGWQLSRLVSHPRIDKLDARLRQRGWPVILSTRLIPAVPFSVLNYAAGASAVRVLPYTLATLAGLLPGTAAVVILGDALTGNVSPLLFVVSACTAALGVAGLVFEIRSHRREQGNAPGAAADTAATSI, from the coding sequence GTGAAAGCCGTCGTCAGCACCCTCCGCAGCATCCGTGGTGCGGTACTGGCGACGGCCGCGACCCTCTCGACACGACGCATCGTGGCGATTCTGAGCGGGATTGTGATTCTTGTCGCAGTGGCGTTGCTGGTTCCCCTTCCGACGGCGATGCAACTACGCGACTGGGCGACGTCGGTGGGGCCGTGGTTCCCACTGGCCTTTCTCGGCGCACACATCGTGGTGACGGTGTTCCCCTTTCCCCGCACGGCATTCACGCTCGCCGCGGGTCTGTTGTTCGGCCCGGCCCTCGGCGTCGCGATCGCCGTGGGTGCCAGTGCCGTCAGTGCGGTTCTGGCGCTGTTGCTCATCCGCGCCGCGGGCTGGCAGTTGAGCCGGCTGGTGTCGCATCCGCGCATCGACAAACTCGACGCGCGCCTTCGCCAACGGGGCTGGCCGGTGATCCTGTCGACCCGGCTGATCCCGGCCGTGCCGTTCTCGGTACTGAACTACGCGGCGGGCGCATCCGCTGTGCGGGTCCTTCCGTACACCCTCGCAACCCTGGCGGGCCTGCTTCCCGGGACCGCGGCCGTGGTGATCCTCGGCGACGCCCTGACCGGCAACGTCAGCCCACTGCTGTTCGTGGTGTCGGCGTGCACCGCAGCACTGGGCGTCGCGGGCCTGGTTTTCGAGATCCGCAGTCACCGCCGCGAACAGGGCAACGCACCGGGCGCCGCCGCCGACACCGCCGCCACCAGCATCTGA
- a CDS encoding DoxX family protein has protein sequence MTLPKVFGVLALIQAGDAAACAFKAPPVVKAFDDLGVPHRIRWIFPPIKAASAVGLLAAGRYPVLGRLTTAMLTLYFVLAVGAHVRAHDKPVNAIPAAGFAATYAALTVKGPRANA, from the coding sequence ATGACGCTTCCCAAGGTCTTCGGTGTCCTCGCGCTGATCCAGGCGGGTGACGCCGCGGCGTGCGCGTTCAAGGCCCCGCCGGTCGTGAAGGCTTTCGACGATCTCGGTGTCCCGCACCGCATCCGGTGGATCTTCCCGCCGATCAAGGCCGCATCGGCCGTCGGGCTGCTCGCAGCGGGGCGCTACCCGGTGTTGGGCCGGCTCACCACCGCGATGTTGACGCTGTATTTCGTGCTGGCGGTCGGCGCGCACGTGCGGGCACACGACAAACCCGTGAACGCGATCCCCGCGGCGGGGTTCGCCGCGACGTACGCGGCGCTGACGGTGAAGGGTCCGCGCGCGAACGCGTGA